In Myxococcales bacterium, the following proteins share a genomic window:
- a CDS encoding radical SAM protein, which yields MSESGGARPKLYSVAIETTAYCNQKCDYCYNEWREDGGASLDKGDRDKLLLRVQRLLEAFEIDHVTVTGGEPFSYSRVFELFDLLREHGVGVQIISNGGLITQALAERLAPYRLRYVQITLNGPDEALHAAHVGAGHFERTLAGIRALGAAKVPVVGCVVVTKKNAPHLGETLELFRSLGVRQISLSRFSPAGYAARHAAQLLPSRSDLITAFGQAAPFGRDHGMTLICTMPVPPCAVEVEQFAPIQFGTCAIGTSMQEIALGPDGRLKNCTLHRTALGGVADILDPSVDVASLITSPEVVEYKRETPEFCHGCLHEHSCGGGCGAAAEWVMGHARRFVDPFVSQHVDDDLAARLEKQRRDGKTHLELIL from the coding sequence ATGTCCGAAAGCGGCGGGGCACGTCCGAAGCTCTATAGCGTGGCCATCGAGACCACCGCGTACTGCAATCAGAAGTGCGACTACTGCTACAACGAGTGGCGCGAGGACGGCGGCGCGTCGCTCGACAAGGGCGACCGCGACAAGCTGCTCTTGCGCGTCCAGCGTCTGCTCGAAGCCTTCGAAATCGATCACGTCACCGTGACCGGCGGTGAGCCGTTCTCCTACTCCCGTGTGTTCGAGCTGTTCGACCTGCTGCGCGAACACGGCGTGGGCGTGCAGATCATCTCGAACGGCGGGCTCATCACCCAGGCGCTGGCCGAGCGCCTGGCGCCCTATCGCCTGCGCTACGTGCAGATCACGCTCAACGGCCCCGACGAGGCGCTGCACGCGGCGCACGTTGGTGCCGGTCACTTCGAGCGGACGCTCGCCGGGATCCGGGCCCTCGGCGCCGCCAAGGTCCCAGTGGTCGGCTGCGTCGTCGTCACCAAGAAGAACGCACCCCACCTCGGTGAGACGCTGGAGCTCTTCCGTTCCCTCGGAGTCCGCCAGATTTCCCTGAGCCGGTTCAGCCCGGCCGGGTACGCCGCCCGGCACGCGGCTCAGCTGCTGCCCTCGCGCAGCGACCTGATCACCGCCTTCGGCCAGGCTGCACCCTTCGGTCGCGACCACGGCATGACCCTGATCTGCACGATGCCGGTGCCACCCTGCGCCGTCGAGGTCGAGCAGTTCGCCCCGATCCAGTTCGGCACCTGCGCCATCGGCACGAGCATGCAAGAGATCGCGCTCGGCCCCGACGGGCGCCTCAAGAACTGCACGCTGCACCGCACTGCGCTCGGCGGCGTCGCCGACATCCTCGATCCCAGCGTCGACGTCGCAAGCCTCATCACCTCACCCGAGGTCGTCGAGTACAAGCGCGAAACACCCGAGTTTTGCCACGGTTGTTTGCACGAGCACAGCTGCGGCGGCGGCTGCGGCGCGGCCGCCGAGTGGGTGATGGGTCACGCCCGACGCTTCGTGGATCCGTTCGTCTCGCAGCACGTCGATGACGATCTGGCTGCGCGCCTCGAGAAGCAGCGCCGCGACGGCAAGACTCACCTCGAGCTGATCCTCTGA